CTCTCActgtattacaattattattattatcaccattATTATTTGACTATTGTTGTTGGCTCTCTAATGGATCATTGATCTTTTACAGACGAATGTTTCCCAGCTACAAGGTGAAGGTAACGGGCTTAAACCCCAAAGCAAAATACATCTTACTGATGGACATTATTTCAACCGACGAACATCGGTATAAGTTTGCAGATAACAAATGGTaagaaagtaataaaatataatttatacaaactataatactaataaaatacataataaaaagttGTATAACATGTATAAAGATGTTTGATTCTATTTCAGCAATGAATCTTAACTAGGCATTTTAATTAATAGATGTTCAATGGTGATTGAATGATTGTATGAAAGGTTATTGAGCTGTTGATCATAACTGACTGAAAAAGACAGGTGTAGTTAAATCAGTGCATGGAGGAATGCTAAGAGAAAGATATGAATAGCATAAATACAAATGAACTCTGTTGTGTGTTGATGTTGTGAAATGATGCAAGAATAATGCAATTATAAGCCTTggttagataatttttttttcagtgagtggAGGAGCCACACAGAGCAGAGAAACTCGACTGTGTCTGATATAGAAGTTTATTTTGTAACCTGAACTTTTATCTTAGAATTGTGAAGCAGACAGAAAGTCCTTATCAACTCGTTTTGTGTCCTATCTGCCCTGTAGGTCCATCAGTGGTAAAGCTGAGCCGGCGATTCCAGGCCGATTGTATGTGCACCCAGACTCACCGGCTTCAGGAGCTCACTGGATGAGACAGCTCGTCTCTTTCCAGAAGCTCAAACTTACCAACAACCACCTGGATCCTTTCGGACATGTCAGTGATGATGCCAGTCAAATCTGATCGGTTATTTACTGATGAACATAATTAAACTCTCCACTGGTTTACAGCTTATTTGGTTTGAACGGGACATGGAACAGGGTTTCTGTGGTTCTTTAAAGGGTCTTAATTCACTTTTCCATAAAATAAGGCcctaaaaatgtcttaaatcaaagcagaaagtctTACATTCATAAAGTCAATGTTGCATGCAATGCTAAATgaatatcttcctcagtattttcgTCTTCTTTTCCAAAACAAATTTCTAAACatacttaaatcaagatacatttacttgagttgcaaaatgaagatatgacgttgaacaaaattaaatgagtttatgtttaagacaagaacaaatatctgtcagtggagCATgacaacttttttgttgttgttgttgttaatttttttattgtaagatcttttttttcatcacaaattTGCATCATTTGGATAAATTTCACAGAAAGAAGACTTCTTATCTcctgtaattttgcttctcaagtaaatgtattttgatttaaaaatctttagacatttgcattgaaaaacaagacaaaaatactgaggaataaCATCAGTTTCTTTATAATATGAATTGGAGCAGATAGAATAtggattttctgtcttttttttttatataaatcgaACCAAATTTTGAAGTGTTGCAATAtgatacattttgtattttaaaattatcttaaaaaggtcctaaaacattttaaattcacccaaataaaacctgcagaaaccacTATGTACTGTAACCACTGTGTTGATAAGGAGATCTCTTCTGTTATTGGCTGCAGATCATTTTAAATTCCATGCATAAATACCAGCCTCGCCTGCACATTGTGAAGGCAGACGAGAGGAACAGCTTTGGCTCCAGCAACACAAGTTTCTGCACACACTCGTTTCCTGAGACGACCTTCATCGCTGTAACATCCTACCAGAACCACACAGTAAGCAGTAATACCATTATGATCATAGAAAAATGCATACATGCAGAAAGCAGCAGAGTGTTCATCTTTAATCCTCTGTTTTTTTAGATCACTCAGCTGAAGATTGAGAATAATCCATTTGCTAAAGGTTTCCGTGGAAATGACGATATCGAATTGCATCGCATGTCCCGTACACCAAGGTGGAACacacatattttaaacatattaatacgTATGCAATAATGTTTCTTTAGTGGATCATAACAACACCATGAgtttgtactgtatgtgagtAATGATGAATCACTAATGCATTGTATTATTTTCAGTCTTCATTTTAATATGTCCTATATGCCTGCATGTCATTGTGTGTTGCATCTCATAACCACTGATGTTGTTTCAGATACATGGAGAATATGTTGTCCTTTTAACTAGCAGGGTTTAGGAACAAAAGTCAAAGCTTTGTGTTGCATGTTGACAGTATTGAATGTGACACACAAGAAAAGGATATTTATAGTGTAACAATATTAAGAGCAGAGCGGCACAACACACTGTCACACAGAGAGGTCACTGAGGggctaatgtgtgtgtgtctaagtaAATGcgtttttgagagagagagtgaaaaaacagagaaaaagaggaaTGAGTCAGATTGGAAAGGGGGtatagaaaagatttttagctaCTGTAATTGTCTCTTAGCTTAGAAATTTCATTAGAAACGATCAGTACTGTGCAAATGATATCCGTTACCCTTTGCTGCCCCACCATGCCAATGCGAATCATGAGCCAGCTCTCTCTTTTTTAACACCCTGATATATCAACTCTAGCGCCAGTGTTTTGTGACTATTCCCATAAAAGTTCCCTGATGCATTGGGCTTCTGAAATATTCTCAATATATCTTTTGCATCCtttctttaaatgtcattttcccAATTTCTCAAATATTGTCTGGTTCATGCTGTAGGAATCGATGAGTTTGATGCATATTTTACCCTTTATTCACAGTAAGGAGTATCCACTTGTACCACGTAGTACTGCAAGGCAGCGTGCAGCTCCACCCTCTCCTGACTCCTGTCTCTCTCAGTCAGAATACATTGTGACACAAAAGCCCAGTCCTGGCTACACCTGCTCCGACATTTCAGGTACATGGTGCAAAACAAAGAGGTTGAATTTCtgtgttataatattttgattatatgtaagttttatttacacaaatgcaaatttgttacatttttgtggaatttaacattttttaaaaaagatgagTGCCTTAATTTGCCTTGTAAtttgattttatacatttcagtatttcttaattgtattttttccttAATTCCTAATTATTGTGGGCTTTTTTTTAgacagtgttctttttttttctttttttttacatttatttataaactttttcaAAGCATTAACAAAAAGTTTGATACAGTTTCAGTTATAGCTTTTCCACCCTTTATAGCCCTTTCCGCCGGTTAATAAGTAATTAACCATACATTACATAAAGgttaacagaataataataatactaataacaatagaaataaataaataaataaaataaacaaataaacaaataaataaaaatatacacaaatacatagcCAATAATAAAAGTTTCCTGACATGTTTGTGGTCCGtacacaattataaaacaaaacaaaactaattggtgagaatatttaacatttatcagTAAGTGGGAGAGTCTTCATCTTCTCAAAATATGTAATCATGGGTTGCCATGTCTTATAAAAATTTTGGACAGAtcctttcattaaatatttaattttctctaaTTTTAAGTATGATACTAGATCACATAACCACATTGAGGCTTTAGGTGAGCTTGTTGACTTCCACTCCAATAATATTCTTCTTCTCGCTAATAAGGTGGCAAAAGCaataacattttttactttatttgtcagTAATACTCCGTGTTCTGGTACTCCAAAAATAGCAACTTCAACACTGGGTTTTATATTCAAACTAAAGGCctcatttaatgttttgaatatgCATGTCCAATAGTCACTCAACTTTTCACAAGCCCAAAACATATGAAAATGGTCTACCTTGTCACCTTTACATCGATCACACAAATCGTCAACATTTGGGTAAATTTTTGAAAGTCTACATTTTGTGTAGTAGGCACGATGGAGGGCTTTAAGTTGTATAAGGCTGAGGCGTGCACAAGAGGTTGATCCATTTTAGACAGTGTTCTTTGAAGAgatttaataaagttaaaaacaaaaaaaataggtaCGTAGTACTAAGGTTTATAATTGACATCTCATTTTCTCACTTCTAAAAttcaacaataatttaaaattagttgttgttttttgggtgtTTATGCTTTAGCCAGTGAGATCAAGATTCGAGAGTCGATTCGAAATGAACTGGCAACTGTTATTTGTTAGAATGTTGAATGACACTGGTTGAAACATATCACCCAAACACAgttacacatatgaacaaccaGTCAGCAAATAGACTTCTGAAAGTCTGACATGATagtaaatttttaacatttaagtcaAAGTCTCTATTACAAATAGTTATTTAATTTGACAGAGAAGTCAGTAAAATAgggtgttaatatgaaggaatttacTGTATAGCTTTTTTAAAGGTGTTCTATgtgtattttgaaatatgcatAGCATACTATTGTGTTGTGGGTTGAACTGTCCATAAACTTAACAGATAATTTCCTGGCTGAAAACTACCagttccttttcatttttttcctacagttttttttcttacagtgtaattTGGCTcttaaatgttgtattattacaaaaactcaattatttttgttgtctagACCCCTGTTCTGCATGTGACAGAGAGCACTCTCTAAACCTTTTGGCATCCTGCATGCATGctattaataattcaaaatctCTGTGCAGTCTTCTAAGCAACCAGCTGTGTAAACTCAAAAGAATGAGCAACTCTTTTAAGGCAAAAATCTACTTTCCAGAGCTGATTTACCATGTCACTGCTGGAATGATTGAATCAGGTTTGTGTTTCTGTCTGCAGGTGACCACACCCTCGCTGAAACCCCTCCCTCTCATGACCCCACCTACAACATCTTCACATACCAGCTCTCTCCTGAGGCGACCCCTGTGCACAGCGCCCCCTGCAGTATGGACACCGCACAGCACCAGCCTTGCATGTATGGAAGCTCTCAGGTGGGCATGGAGGACCTCAGGTGGGCGTCTTATACAGACAGCACAACTTACCAAAGCTTTTCTTCAGCTAAAGAAATGGGTGGGACTTTTGTTCCCCCCACTGACCTCTCTCAGGAACTGTATCCACAATACACCTGTGAAGTGGGTGTCCAGTCACACTGCATGATGACTGATTTCTCGCTTTATGCTTGCAATCGATCATTCAGCCAAAACCAACAACCAAACAGCTGGTGTGGGGGGAGCTGAGCAAGTGtgcctggtgtgtgtgtgtgtgtgtgtgtgtgtgtgtgtgtgtgtgtgtgtgagagagagagagagagagaaagaaggaaaagaatgAAAGAGTCTGTGAATAATTGTGGTAACATACTCATAATTTTATCCTGAGATCACAAGTTTGCATCTGTATTGCTTCACAGTTTCTACCTTGTTGTTGTGTTGTCtagcaaattaaaataatttaaaaaaaagtctgttctgCTAGAGcatcaaaataacaaataagaataaaattcaagatcaaaattaatataatttgcaATATAGTAGCTGCAATTCTTATTTCACATATTggaataaatatttgtatgtattttcttaacatttttataattgtatatatactttttataataacattatatttgcTTGTGCTTTTttcatatacttaaaaatattataaatcaataaaataattaattcatatatatatatatatatatatatatatatatatatacatatatatatatatatatatatatatatatatatatatatatatatatatatatatatatatatatatatatatatacatattatatatatatatatatatatatatatatatatatatcgtcacTGTGGAGCAAGTGGAAACTAATGGGGTTTCAGGATAAAAATTtgagattttcatttaaaatagacaAAATTTCCTCTCAAACCCTGTGGTGAATGTTTGCATGTCCCTTAAGTcttcagtgatgtgtgtgtgagattttgTGTACATGTGTATCAAATATCTTCTGGTAAAGATGTGTGAATCTCTTACTATAGCTGCAGTTTATTTTCATCAAGATACAACTACACTAGGAATTTAAAAAAGGGGAATTAATTTAAGGAGGTGGGTTGCTTCATTGTGGCCAGTATCTGTGAAAATTTAGGGAGAATCCTCTCTTTTACTATTTCACTTAGGGAATGCTGATGTAGCCTACAAACACGCAAGAAACTGCCATATTTAAAACTCTTAAGCTTCCTATCACACACTGTCTAGCTTCAGATGGGGgtcctttattttgtttattattactcTATTCTGATGAGAAAAACTGCACGTGTCACAGTCCGTTATGGGAGCAGTGATGTTACCAATCCTGTCATGGCCCAAGGcaagagatacagagagagagatacagagagagagagagagagagagagagagagaggaggggaggcATCAGCTGGACATTTATTTATAGACACACCATGCAATAAGAATTTCATGAGTGAAACATGgtaattttaaagaaaacttttaaTGTTGTGAAATTCATGTTTCGATTATTTATAATGatgaattatttattgattttgagttCACAATTTGTGTTTGCtgatatttatttgtaaagcatttttaaatgtattgagcAGTTTGCTTTACCCTGGCAAATGtaaagtttttgtgttttgtgaaggTGTTTTGTGAAACTTgttatgaagctgaaataaaatgttcatcCACAGCAATGTATTTTGTGTTGATATGACGTAGTACTTCATTcataaattttgatattttgtatggaagttatgcagtgtatgtgtatgtgtgcatgcatacacctgtgtgtgtgtgtgtgtgcgtgtgtttgtgtgtgccttAGAGCTGTAGTTTCACACATTGTGTAAGAGTTTGAGCTGTTGCagggaaacagagagagagggagagctaTCAGAAGTTTGTCTTCACAAAAATGACTGGAAAGTTCTTTAGGGGAAAACAGTTTATCATCTAAAGGCCAGGAAATTCTTATGCACTTTAACAATGCTTACTGCATGGAGGAAAATAATGCTGTTCTGTTATGTCCCTTTCAGCAGTTTATATGCTATCATTTCCATAAATGATTGacattttgaaattacatttataattattacataactATCAATAAATTCCCCTGCCTCATCTCAGTAAACAGTTTTGGCTCCTATTGATGTTCTCTTTCAGATGGAAATCTGAACCCAAATCAAGTCTTTGAAAAGCCTCTGACCCTGACTGGATTTCCCGGCCCAGCTAAGCACTTATTTACTGCTAATTAAGTGATCTGAGCTCATTTTCTCAAACCTAATGGCATCATCCAGCTCCTCCAGGAAACACGCCACAGCCCCCAGTACACTCTGGTACACGCACATGGTCCAATAAGGGCCCTTTTACCTCCCTGACATTAGCCAGTAATGCTATTAACCCGTTCATCGTTAAGATGCCCACTTAAGCAAAATGCGAAAACGAAAGATACCCACTTAAGCGAATTTATTGCGCAGTGGAAAGAGATCGAAAATCTTAATGTAGAGTAGGAGTGCAGCTCACAACTAATCTATGTATTCATGTTTCTCTTTGTTCCTCATTTCAAGCTTTGACCTGAAGAAACTTTATCAGCTTTTTGATACCCAGTTATGTGTCTATTATGATTTCATCACAGGCTGGAGTTCATTTCATCGTTTTGTTTGTGTCAGTTTTTCATGAGGTAATGCGTTCCAAACCtttttgaaaacatgaaaacaaatgtttaaatataggGGTATTATAATTAATTctgtaagattattatttttttttttaaagaaatgaatagtgtgagtaaagacatttttcattcaaacaaatgctgttctttcaaactttttaatcatcatcatcatgtgacactgaagactgcggTTATagctgctgataattcagctttgccatcacaacaataaattaaaacaaactctaattatatttcacattgttttattgtcattttgatcaaataaatgcaacagtGAGCATATGAGAACAAACCTTACCAACCCAACTTTCAAATGGTATTATAGACTCATAATGGAGTTAAGTAGATAGCAGGCActgtaattgaattgaattgaaaaaaattcaattatctttgttttttttatcttcagatttgtaaaataaatgacacattttaccccacattttaatttattatatgaaGTCTCCAAAATCTCCATAAATGTTTAAagataatgtattatatatatatatatatatatatatatatatatatatatatatatatatatatatatatagtacactgattctttatttaatgtgaaatatattttccAGAATTTAGGCCATTGAACCTGAACAGAAtttgacagaaagagagacagaaatagTCACCATATAGTCAGCAGTTGTCAATAATCAGCACCAAATACCAGCAGCCGTATAGGGATCGAGAGTGggtcagtgcgtgtgtgtgtgtgtgtgtgtgtgtgcgtgtttgtatcTGCTGCTTAGTGGACCAGAAAACACTCATATGGAAGCCCCTCCCCCAACAGTTCATCCTTAGAAGACTGTTCCCTATGGAGACCTCATAATCCTCAAAGTCAAAGCCTGCAgccaaacacagacagaaaagaCCTCAGCAGACTCCTCAAAAGCATTACATCTTTAGTGTGTTTTAGTTGTAAATCGGCAACTAAATCAAAAAGCAGCATGCACTCATGTTATCTGGTCAAATACTGTTATTTCTGTTGTGcactattaataatttataatttaaagattaatattaatgaatgtatttaatcCACCAAAAAACCTGATCacacttttattgattttgatattcACATTACTGTGTCTGATATCATACAATGATCACAAACATACAGATGACCCACAGGCACACAAGAGTGAGGAAAAGAGTTGGGCTAAACTAATGTTTACCAACGGCACACTGGCGCTGTGGAGGTGAACGGGCCACCCCCCGATGTCCCCCACCCAGTGCACCCCCACCTCCAAATGTTCCGGGGCAGTGTGCTTCGGCAACAAGGAGCCACTGTCACTCTCCATTAGCGAGAGAGCCCTAAACCCTCCACGCAAAACTGCCATAATGATATCACTAACCACAAGTGGCACCGCCGGCCATGcagtgcatgtatgtgtgtacaaCCTAATGTCCACAGCTTGACCTTTCACAAACACTTGTTTCACTAATCCGAACCTTTTTTAAAATGCCTTCCTACATCTTGAATGTCTGCTTGAATATAGTTTGAGCAAAATGAGATGTTTGGCCTCCTACGTGACCTCAGAGAATATTGTTTTTGAATGACTGTTTCATAATCagattagaaacatttaaaaacatcagtgtTGTCCTCCGATAATGATATTATGTTCTTATATTAATCAGATGTTGAAACCTTTATGAATTCATATTAATggcatattttatatacacaacaTGGCCCAAAAGTTTAAAATTGTTGTACaattgtttttggaagaagtatTTTATGtacaccaaagctgcatttatttgatcaaaaatacagtaaaaaaaataatgtgaaatacggttataatttaagaaaactgttttctgtttctctatattttaaaatataatttaagtcttcattgtcccatgatccttcagaaatcatatgctgatttgatgctcaagtattattatgtattatttatgctcagttattaataatggttcttaatattatttctaataaaatcagtttttgttgatgtttttcctttgatgaacagaaatttcaa
The sequence above is drawn from the Cyprinus carpio isolate SPL01 chromosome B5, ASM1834038v1, whole genome shotgun sequence genome and encodes:
- the LOC122137430 gene encoding T-box transcription factor TBX5-like → MANLELGSQQSCCGDDPPAMGFEKEKDPGHHGRCKTGSPPLQTPLSQQGMEGIKVYLHERDLWAKFHDVTTEMIITKAGRRMFPSYKVKVTGLNPKAKYILLMDIISTDEHRYKFADNKWSISGKAEPAIPGRLYVHPDSPASGAHWMRQLVSFQKLKLTNNHLDPFGHIILNSMHKYQPRLHIVKADERNSFGSSNTSFCTHSFPETTFIAVTSYQNHTITQLKIENNPFAKGFRGNDDIELHRMSRTPSKEYPLVPRSTARQRAAPPSPDSCLSQSEYIVTQKPSPGYTCSDISGDHTLAETPPSHDPTYNIFTYQLSPEATPVHSAPCSMDTAQHQPCMYGSSQVGMEDLRWASYTDSTTYQSFSSAKEMGGTFVPPTDLSQELYPQYTCEVGVQSHCMMTDFSLYACNRSFSQNQQPNSWCGGS